CGCCGACGCCTGAACCCTGGACTGGAGATAAACCATGGCTACATATCGCGAAACACCCTATGGGGTGTTCAATTATCTGGTCAACCTGGGCGACGGCAGCGAAGGCGAAGTGCAGGGCGGCTTTTCGGAAGTGTCGGGTTTGAATGCGGAAGTGACGGTGGCGGAATACCGTAACGGCAACGACGCGGTCAATTACGTGCGCAAGATTCCGGCCATCAACAAAGCCGGCGATGTGACGCTGAAGCGTGGTGTGATTGGTGCGGACAACATTTACAGTTGGCTGGAGCAAATTCGCGGCGGCGATGTGACCGCCAAACGCGATGTGGTGATCAAGCTTAAAAACGAAGACCCCACTAGCGCCAGCGCCGTGGTCACCTGGAAACTGGTCAGGGCCATGCCGATCAAATGGACCGGGCCGACGCTAACAGCCAAGGGCGGCAGCGATGTGGCTATGGAAGAACTGGTGCTCTCCGTCGAAACCATCATCCAAAGCTAAGCGGAGCGACAGCGGATGGAATGGCTAGCGGGAGCGCGCATCGCCTTGACTCCGAGGCCGGTTGAACGCCGGATTGCGGCGTTGGAGGCGGCCATGCTTGGGCATTGTCCAGGTCGGGTCCGGCTTGAGCGCCTGCTGCAATTGCCGGCAGCACTGGCGGACATGCGCGCGGTCGGATACGGTAAGACAGTCGATGACTTGCTGTTGGGCGCTGCCAGCGAGCTTTACCATCTACCGATACCCTTGCAGTCCAGCGCCGAATTTCACGATATTTTCCCGGATGCGCTTAGCGCCACCACCCAATATGTCAGCCTGCTGGCTGGTAATAAAGCCTGGCTGGGCCTGGCGGTTGACGATTTTTTTGCCAACGGCGGCGAAAAACTCTGGGTGGTGCGGATACCCGAAAGCACCGGGCAAGCCGGTTTCCTGCCTGCCGACAA
The window above is part of the Methylomonas sp. ZR1 genome. Proteins encoded here:
- a CDS encoding phage tail protein — protein: MATYRETPYGVFNYLVNLGDGSEGEVQGGFSEVSGLNAEVTVAEYRNGNDAVNYVRKIPAINKAGDVTLKRGVIGADNIYSWLEQIRGGDVTAKRDVVIKLKNEDPTSASAVVTWKLVRAMPIKWTGPTLTAKGGSDVAMEELVLSVETIIQS